The Microplitis demolitor isolate Queensland-Clemson2020A chromosome 8, iyMicDemo2.1a, whole genome shotgun sequence genome has a segment encoding these proteins:
- the LOC103576694 gene encoding UDP-xylose and UDP-N-acetylglucosamine transporter has protein sequence MKVAAAIGLVFLGCCTNVIFLELLVKEDPGSGNLITFSQFLLISLEGFIFTSKFGTVKPRIGIKDYMILVFMFFVTSVCNNYAFDFNIPMPLHMIFRAGSLIANMIMGIIILKKKYVFSKYLSVFMITVGIIICTIVSGNEVKSTQKIIKDGVPPTQMEILFWWSLGIALLTLALFISARMGLYQEELYAKYGKHPYEALYYTHLLPLPFFLTLGSNIWDHTLLALKSDPILIPILGIYSPKTIVYLIGNVVTQFMCISSVFVLTTECSSLTVTLVVTLRKFFSLLFSVVYFQNSFSIYHWIGTGLVFLGTIIFTEIVPKIRQSIAGPKTKKVQ, from the exons atgAAAGTGGCAGCTGCAATAGGTCTAGTATTTTTAGGATGCTGTACCAATGTCATATTTCTCGAATTGTTAGTTAA agaaGATCCTGGCAGTGGAAACCTCATAACATTTTCacaatttcttttaatttcattagaaGGTTTTATATTCACATCAAAATTTGGAACTGTAAAACCTAGAATAGGAATTAAAGACTATATGATATTggtatttatgttttttgtaACAAgtgtttgtaataattatgcatttgattttaatatacCAATGCCTCTTCATATGATATTTAGAGcg ggttCATTAATAGCCAACATGATAAtgggaataattattttaaaaaagaaatacgtATTCAGTAAATACCTTTCAGTATTTATGATAACTGTaggaataataatatgtaCAATAGTAAGTGGTAATGAAGTaaaatcaactcaaaaaataataaaagatggAGTACCACCAActcaaatggaaattttattttggtgGAGCCTTGGAATCGCCTTGTTGACCCTCGCCTTATTTATTTCTGCCAGAATGGGATTGTACCAAGAAGAACTGTACGCTAAATACGGTAAACATCCATACGAAGCTCTTTACTACACC CACTTACTACCTCTTCCATTTTTCTTGACACTGGGCTCAAATATTTGGGACCACACGCTACTGGCTCTCAAATCAGATCCAATATTAATTCCAATCCTCGGAATTTACTCACCAAAGACTATTGTCTACTTGATTGGAAACGTTGTGACTCA ATTTATGTGCATCAGCTCAGTGTTTGTGCTGACAACGGAATGCTCATCATTGACAGTAACATTAGTCGTAACtttacgtaaatttttttctttattattttctgtagTTTATTTCCAAAATTCATTCAGCATTTACCATTGGATTGGTACAGGCTTAGTATTTTTAGGAACTATCATTTTTACCGAAATCGTGCCAAAAATACGTCAAAGTATTGCCGGGCCTAAGACCAAAAAGGtgcaataa
- the LOC103576818 gene encoding cytochrome P450 4c3, translating into MSMSTFVPFTGSWITFILLLSVLVIFLSLFIKRTKFLYSLRNVPSPMALPLIGNAVQLNCSLEEFFRKLLEWGKQFGDIYLLWVGPRPFVFVYRVEDVQPLLSSSIHIDKSLEYSYLKPWLGYGLVTSTGAQWQSLRKILTPTFHNGLQQQYLKSVIRETKTLISCLKAEVNNVFDIVPYAKRAALDVICETSMGYQLNSQMNFENDYVASVEKMTSIIQTRFTNIWIANDTIFNLTSLGKEHGKALKTIHNFVDNIITERKAQWKVNYDNNFNKSMNNKQALLDLLLDHSENNMGLTDSDIRDQVNTFMFAGHDTAAMSISWVLYLLGRNPEYQKKIIEEFDTIIGNDELTMDNLHKLTWLEACVKETWRLYPVAPIIARQIYNPIKLMNHNIPVGSTVLINLFMLHRDPRYFPNPEVYQPERFLPNSPKPPPFAYIPFSAGSRNCIGWKFGTMVVKASILSILRAYEIESVDSSDQLRLISSIVLINKYGVRIKISPRVSPNGDKPTVISDDCADD; encoded by the exons ATGAGCATGAGTACGTTTGTACCTTTTACGGGTTCTTGGATaacgtttattttattattgagtgtattagttatatttttatcgctatttataaaaagaacaaaatttctttattcatTGAGGAACGTACCATCACCAATGGCCCTGCCATTGATCGGAAATGCCGTGCAGCTGAATTGCAGCCTCGAAG aatttttccGCAAACTTCTTGAGTGGGGCAAACAATTCGGTGATATATATTTGCTGTGGGTTGGACCAAGACCTTTTGTTTTCGTTTACCGGGTCGAAGATGTCCAACCATTATTGAGCAGCAGCATTCATATCGATAAGAGTTTGGAATATTCTTATCTCAAGCCCTGGCTCGGTTACGGCCTTGTCACGAGTActg GTGCGCAGTGGCAATCATTACGAAAAATACTTACACCGACATTTCACAATGGATTGCAGCAGCAATATTTGAAATCAGTTATCCGCGAAACGAAAACTTTGATTTCTTGTCTGAAAGCAGAAGTTAATAATGTGTTTGATATTGTGCCTTATGCGAAACGCGCTGCACTAGATGTTATTTgcg aAACTAGTATGGgctatcaattaaattcacaaatgaattttgaaaatgactATGTCGCATCGGTTGaaaa AATGACGTCTATTATTCAAACGAGATTTACAAATATTTGGATAGCAAACGACACGATATTCAATTTAACTTCATTGGGAAAAGAACACGGAAAAGCATTAAAGACAATTCACAACTTTGTAGATAAT ataATAACGGAACGTAAAGCTCAATGGAAGGTTAactatgataataatttcaataaatcaatgaaTAATAAACAAGCGCTCCTTGATCTGTTGCTCGATCATTCGGAAAATAATATGGGCCTCACGGATTCGGATATACGTGATCAAGTAAACACTTTTATGTTTGCCGGACATGACACTGCTGCAATGAGTATTTCTTgggttttatatttattaggacGGAATCCAGAGTATcag aagaaaataattgaagaatTTGATACAATTATTGGCAACGATGAATTAACGATggataatttacataaattaacaTGGCTAGAGGCGTGTGTCAAAGAAACTTGGCGATTGTATCCTGTAGCTCCTATAATTGCTCGTCAAATTTACAATCCCATTAAATTAA TGAATCACAACATACCAGTTGGCTCAACAgtattgataaatttgtttatgcTTCACCGAGATCCTAGATATTTTCCAAATCCCGAAGTTTACCAACCAGAACGTTTTTTACCAAACAGCCCAAAGCCGCCTCCATTCGCATACATTCCATTCAGTGCTGGATCACGAAACTGTATCGGATGGAAATTCGGCACCATGGTAGTTAAAGCCTCCATTTTATCGATATTACGGGCTTACGAAATTGAATCTGTCGACAGTTCAGATCAGCTAAGATTAATTTCCTCTATAGTTCTTATCAACAAATATGGTGtacgtattaaaatttcaccAAGAGTTTCACCCAACGGTGACAAACCGACCGTGATATCTGATGACTGTGCTgatgattga